The sequence GCGGTGATGATGTTGTCCACGAACCCCGCCGCCTCTCCTGGCCGGGCGATCACGAAGAAGAGGACCAACGCGATACCAGCGAACGTCGCAAGCTTTTTCGCGTTCACGGCGATCAATCCCGTCTCTCGAAGTGCAGACCTGTGTGTGCGGCTTGGTGCCACTAAGTTTGTACCGCACTGCGCTCCGTTACGGCAGTGAAGTACTGCGCTTGGGTCAGTCCGCTGCGGCGAAATTGATCTTCAACTACACTGCGTGAGGCTTTCGAGTGACGCACGCCACTCACCTGGGGAGCGGAGGTCGCGGTGGACACCCAACGCTGTGTGGGCGGTGTCGTGTTCGACGCCGAGGGCAGGCTGTTGCTCATCCGCCGACGTCAGGAGCCTTCGGCGGGACTCTGGTCGCTGCCGGGAGGCCGGGTGGAGCGGGGAGAGAGCGACCCCGAGGCCGTCATCAGGGAACTGCGGGAGGAAACCGGCCTCACTGTTCGGCCGATCTCGTGTGTGGGACTCGTCACC comes from Saccharomonospora xinjiangensis XJ-54 and encodes:
- a CDS encoding NUDIX hydrolase, whose protein sequence is MDTQRCVGGVVFDAEGRLLLIRRRQEPSAGLWSLPGGRVERGESDPEAVIRELREETGLTVRPISCVGLVTRGRYEIHDYTCTVEGGRLRPGDDADDARWVTSAELAELDEAGLLTAGLTEALTTWNALPRR